Proteins found in one Serratia plymuthica genomic segment:
- a CDS encoding sugar porter family MFS transporter, whose translation MGVTAKIASAENSHTNAGMTFFVCFLAALAGLLFGLDIGVIAGALPFIADSFHITSSQQEWVVSSMMFGAAVGAVGSGWMNFRIGRKYSLMIGAILFVAGSLCSAAAPNVDILILSRILLGLAVGIASYTAPIYLSEIAPEKIRGSMISMYQLMITIGILAAYLSDTAFSYTGAWRWMLGVITIPAGLLLIGVFFLPDSPRWLASRNRHEQARQVLEKLRDSSAQAQHELNEIRESLKLKQSGWALFKGNKNFRRAVFLGILLQVMQQFTGMNVTMYYAPKIFGLAGFASTEQQMWGTVIVGLVNVLATFIAIGLVDRWGRKPTLILGFIVMAVGMGALGTMMSIGMSSPATQYFAVIMLLMFIVGFAMSAGPLIWVLCSEIQPLKGRDFGITCSTATNWIANMIVGATFLTMLNSLGSASTFWVYAALNVAFIFITLALIPETKNISLEHIERNLMAGKPLRNIGTR comes from the coding sequence ATGGGTGTTACCGCCAAAATTGCGTCGGCTGAGAACAGCCACACGAATGCCGGTATGACTTTTTTCGTCTGTTTTCTGGCTGCGCTAGCCGGGCTGCTGTTTGGCCTGGATATCGGCGTGATTGCGGGCGCTTTGCCGTTTATCGCCGACTCTTTTCACATCACCAGTTCCCAGCAAGAGTGGGTGGTCAGCTCGATGATGTTCGGCGCGGCGGTCGGCGCCGTGGGCAGCGGCTGGATGAATTTCCGCATCGGGCGCAAATACAGCCTGATGATCGGCGCGATCCTGTTCGTGGCAGGGTCGTTGTGTTCCGCAGCAGCGCCCAATGTGGACATATTGATACTCTCGCGCATTCTGCTGGGGCTGGCGGTGGGCATCGCTTCCTATACCGCGCCGATTTACCTGTCTGAAATCGCGCCGGAGAAAATTCGCGGCAGCATGATTTCGATGTATCAATTGATGATCACCATCGGGATTTTGGCCGCCTACCTGTCTGATACCGCGTTCAGTTACACCGGCGCCTGGCGCTGGATGCTGGGGGTTATCACCATTCCGGCCGGCTTGCTGCTGATTGGCGTGTTCTTCCTGCCGGACAGCCCGCGCTGGCTGGCCTCGCGCAATCGCCATGAACAGGCGCGTCAGGTGCTGGAAAAGCTGCGCGACAGCAGCGCCCAGGCACAGCATGAACTGAACGAAATCCGTGAAAGCCTCAAGCTGAAGCAAAGTGGCTGGGCGCTGTTCAAGGGCAATAAAAATTTCCGCCGCGCCGTTTTCCTCGGCATCCTGTTGCAGGTCATGCAGCAGTTTACCGGCATGAACGTCACCATGTATTACGCGCCGAAGATTTTTGGCCTGGCGGGTTTTGCCAGTACCGAACAGCAGATGTGGGGAACGGTGATCGTCGGGCTGGTTAACGTGCTGGCTACCTTTATCGCCATTGGGCTGGTGGATCGCTGGGGCCGCAAACCGACGCTGATCCTCGGTTTTATCGTGATGGCGGTGGGCATGGGCGCACTGGGAACTATGATGAGTATCGGCATGAGCTCGCCGGCGACGCAATATTTCGCCGTTATCATGCTGTTGATGTTTATTGTCGGTTTCGCCATGAGCGCCGGCCCGTTGATTTGGGTGCTGTGTTCAGAGATCCAGCCGCTGAAAGGCCGTGATTTTGGCATCACCTGTTCCACTGCCACCAACTGGATCGCCAACATGATCGTCGGCGCGACCTTCCTGACCATGCTCAATTCGCTGGGCAGCGCCTCTACCTTTTGGGTCTACGCGGCGCTCAACGTGGCGTTTATCTTTATTACGCTGGCGTTGATCCCGGAAACCAAAAATATCTCTCTGGAACATATCGAACGTAATCTGATGGCCGGAAAGCCATTACGCAACATCGGCACGCGCTAG
- the ybbP gene encoding putative ABC transporter permease subunit YbbP has translation MIWRWFWREWRSPSLLIVWLALTLSMACVLALGSISDRMDKGLSQQSRDFIAGDRVLRSARPVPEGWLLDARQEGLKVSRQLSFTTMTYAGDRPQLADVKATDLAYPLYGKLETRPANVKLEPGSVLVAPRLLALLNVKVGDSLDVGDTRLRIAGEILQEPDSGFNPFQTAPRIMINLADVDKTGAVQPGSRLSYRYMFAGSPEDIQRYETRLTPQLHPDQRWFGLQESGSALGKSLQRSQQFLLLSALLTLLLSIAAVAVAMSHYCRSRYDLIAVLKTLGAGRNALRKLIVGQWLAVILLAAACGGIIGLGFEAVLIRLLAPVLPAELPAAGAWPWLWAIGALLMISLLVGLRPYRQLLATQPLRVLRRDVVANVWPLRYFLPVTALIVVAMLIALMGASTLLWSILAGILVLALLLGAIGWGSLLLLRRIRLQNLALRLAVNRLLHQPWVTVSQLAAFSLSFMLLALLLVLRGDLLDRWQQQLPPDSPNYFLLNLTEAQVPQVKTFLQQHQVKPETYYPIVRVRLTEINQQVATERVHEDDPGGEAVNRELNLTWLADLPAHNPLLAGSWPPKSGEVSMDQGIAGRLKVKLGDTLTFSGDTQSFSAKVTSLRQVDWESLKPNFYFIFPPGALDGQPQTWLTSFRYDGDGQMLTQLNRQFPTLSLLDIGSILKQVGGVLQQVSRALEVMVVLVVICGGLLLMAQVQVGMRQRRQELVVYRTLGASKRLLRSTLWCEFALLGLVAGIAAAVGAEAALWLLQSQVFDFPWAPTPVLWWALPLLSALLLSLCGGWLGVRLLRGQALFRSYEG, from the coding sequence ATGATCTGGCGCTGGTTCTGGCGGGAATGGCGTTCGCCGTCACTGCTGATCGTCTGGCTGGCGCTGACGCTGTCGATGGCCTGCGTGCTGGCGCTGGGCAGCATCAGCGATCGCATGGACAAGGGGCTGAGCCAGCAGAGCCGCGATTTCATCGCCGGTGATCGGGTGCTGCGCAGCGCCCGGCCGGTGCCGGAAGGCTGGCTGCTTGATGCACGGCAGGAAGGGCTGAAAGTGAGCCGCCAGCTGTCGTTTACTACCATGACTTACGCCGGCGACAGGCCGCAATTGGCGGACGTGAAAGCCACCGATCTGGCCTATCCGCTGTACGGCAAGCTGGAAACGCGCCCGGCCAACGTCAAGCTTGAACCGGGCAGCGTGCTGGTGGCGCCGCGCTTGCTGGCGTTGCTGAATGTGAAAGTGGGGGACTCGCTGGACGTGGGCGACACCCGCCTGCGCATTGCCGGTGAAATTCTTCAGGAGCCGGACTCCGGCTTCAATCCGTTCCAGACGGCGCCGCGCATCATGATCAACCTGGCGGATGTGGATAAAACCGGGGCGGTGCAGCCGGGCAGCCGCCTGAGTTACCGCTATATGTTCGCCGGTTCGCCGGAGGACATCCAGCGTTACGAAACGCGCCTGACGCCGCAGCTCCACCCCGACCAGCGTTGGTTTGGGTTGCAGGAGTCCGGCAGCGCGCTGGGCAAATCGCTGCAACGATCGCAACAGTTCCTGCTGCTGTCGGCGCTGCTGACTCTGCTGCTGTCGATCGCCGCCGTGGCGGTGGCCATGAGCCACTATTGCCGCAGCCGTTACGATCTGATCGCGGTGCTGAAAACGCTGGGTGCCGGCCGTAACGCCTTGCGTAAGCTGATCGTCGGTCAGTGGCTGGCGGTCATTTTGCTGGCGGCAGCGTGCGGCGGCATTATCGGCCTGGGGTTTGAAGCGGTGCTGATCCGGCTGCTGGCGCCGGTGCTGCCGGCGGAGTTGCCTGCCGCCGGGGCCTGGCCGTGGTTGTGGGCGATCGGCGCGTTGCTGATGATTTCGCTGCTGGTGGGGCTGCGGCCGTACCGGCAATTGCTGGCGACCCAGCCGCTGCGGGTGTTGCGCCGCGACGTGGTGGCCAACGTCTGGCCGCTGCGCTACTTCCTGCCGGTGACGGCGCTGATTGTGGTGGCGATGCTGATCGCATTAATGGGGGCCAGCACGCTGCTGTGGTCGATCCTCGCCGGTATTCTGGTGCTGGCGCTGCTGTTGGGCGCCATCGGCTGGGGCAGCCTGCTGCTGCTGCGCCGCATTCGGCTTCAAAACCTGGCGTTGCGGTTGGCGGTCAATCGCCTGCTGCATCAGCCCTGGGTCACGGTCAGCCAACTGGCGGCGTTTTCGCTGTCGTTTATGCTGCTGGCATTGTTGCTGGTGCTGCGTGGCGATCTGCTCGACCGCTGGCAACAGCAACTGCCACCGGACAGCCCGAACTACTTCCTGCTGAACCTGACCGAAGCACAGGTGCCGCAGGTGAAAACCTTCCTGCAGCAGCACCAGGTCAAGCCGGAAACCTATTACCCTATTGTACGCGTGCGCCTGACCGAGATTAATCAGCAGGTGGCGACCGAGCGGGTACACGAGGACGATCCGGGCGGCGAGGCGGTTAACCGCGAACTGAACCTGACCTGGCTGGCGGATCTACCGGCGCATAATCCGCTACTGGCGGGCAGTTGGCCGCCGAAATCCGGTGAGGTGTCGATGGATCAGGGCATTGCCGGGCGGCTCAAGGTTAAGCTGGGCGACACGCTGACCTTCAGCGGCGATACCCAGTCGTTCAGCGCCAAGGTCACCAGCCTGCGGCAGGTGGATTGGGAAAGCCTGAAGCCGAACTTTTACTTCATCTTCCCGCCGGGTGCGCTGGACGGTCAACCGCAGACCTGGCTTACCAGTTTCCGCTATGACGGGGACGGCCAGATGCTGACCCAGCTTAACCGGCAATTCCCGACGCTCAGCCTGCTGGACATCGGGTCAATCCTGAAACAGGTCGGCGGAGTGCTGCAACAGGTCAGCCGTGCGCTGGAGGTGATGGTGGTGCTGGTGGTGATTTGCGGTGGCCTGTTGCTGATGGCGCAGGTGCAGGTGGGTATGCGGCAACGGCGCCAGGAGCTGGTGGTGTACCGTACTCTGGGGGCCAGCAAACGCCTGTTGCGCAGCACACTGTGGTGCGAGTTTGCGCTGCTTGGGCTGGTGGCGGGCATTGCGGCGGCGGTGGGGGCAGAGGCGGCGCTATGGTTGCTGCAAAGCCAGGTATTCGATTTCCCGTGGGCACCCACGCCGGTGTTGTGGTGGGCATTGCCGCTGCTCAGCGCGTTGCTGTTGTCGCTGTGCGGTGGTTGGCTGGGCGTGCGGTTACTGCGCGGCCAGGCATTGTTCCGCAGCTACGAGGGTTAA
- the purK gene encoding 5-(carboxyamino)imidazole ribonucleotide synthase: protein MKPVCVLGNGQLGRMLRQAGEPLGIAVYPVGLDAEPEAVPYQNSVITAEIERWPETALTRELATHNSFVNRDIFPRLADRLTQKQLLDQLGLATAPWQLLADAAEWPQVFATLGELAIVKRRVGGYDGRGQWRLRPGQEAELPADAYGECIVEQGINFSGEVSLVGARGHDGKSVFYPLTHNLHEEGILRTSVALPEPDPALQRQAEQMLAAILDELNYVGVMAMECFIVGDSLLINELAPRVHNSGHWTQNGASISQFELHLRAILALPLPKPVVSTPSVMVNLIGTAVNQQWLALPLVHLHWYEKEVREGRKVGHLNLNDPSAAALQQALQALAPLLPAEYQSGLAWAQQKLA, encoded by the coding sequence ATGAAGCCGGTTTGCGTACTGGGCAACGGCCAACTGGGGCGCATGCTGCGCCAGGCCGGTGAACCGCTGGGCATCGCCGTTTATCCGGTCGGCCTCGACGCCGAGCCGGAAGCGGTGCCCTATCAAAACAGCGTGATCACCGCCGAAATCGAACGCTGGCCGGAAACCGCGCTGACGCGTGAACTGGCGACCCACAACAGCTTCGTCAATCGCGATATTTTCCCCCGTCTGGCGGACCGCCTGACGCAAAAACAGCTGCTCGATCAGCTCGGCCTGGCCACCGCGCCGTGGCAATTGCTGGCCGATGCCGCCGAATGGCCGCAGGTGTTCGCCACCCTGGGTGAACTGGCGATCGTCAAACGCCGCGTCGGCGGTTACGACGGCCGCGGCCAATGGCGCTTGCGCCCGGGCCAGGAAGCGGAACTGCCGGCGGATGCCTACGGCGAGTGCATCGTCGAGCAGGGGATTAACTTCTCCGGCGAGGTTTCGCTGGTGGGCGCGCGCGGGCACGACGGCAAGTCGGTGTTCTATCCGCTGACCCATAATCTGCATGAAGAAGGCATTCTGCGCACCAGCGTGGCGCTGCCCGAACCTGATCCGGCCCTGCAACGGCAGGCAGAACAGATGCTGGCGGCGATCCTCGACGAGTTGAACTACGTCGGTGTAATGGCGATGGAATGCTTTATCGTTGGCGACAGCCTGCTGATTAACGAGCTGGCGCCACGGGTGCACAACAGCGGCCACTGGACGCAAAACGGCGCTTCCATCAGCCAGTTCGAGCTGCACCTGCGCGCTATTCTCGCCCTGCCGCTGCCGAAACCGGTGGTAAGCACACCGTCGGTGATGGTCAACCTGATCGGCACCGCCGTGAATCAACAGTGGCTGGCGCTGCCGTTGGTGCATTTGCACTGGTACGAGAAAGAGGTGCGCGAAGGCCGCAAGGTCGGCCACCTCAACCTGAACGATCCGAGCGCCGCCGCGCTGCAACAGGCGTTGCAGGCACTGGCGCCGCTGCTGCCGGCCGAATACCAAAGTGGACTGGCCTGGGCACAGCAAAAGCTGGCTTAG
- the purE gene encoding 5-(carboxyamino)imidazole ribonucleotide mutase — MGANAASAANAGVKIAIVMGSKSDWATMQFAAEILTQLDVPFHVEVVSAHRTPDKLFSFAEQAGANGFDVIIAGAGGAAHLPGMLAAKTLVPVLGVPVQSAALSGVDSLYSIVQMPRGIPVGTLAIGKAGAANAALLAAQILALHDTALAQRLADWRQAQTEDVLNNPDPREEA; from the coding sequence ATGGGAGCCAACGCCGCTTCAGCCGCCAACGCTGGGGTTAAAATCGCAATTGTAATGGGATCGAAAAGTGACTGGGCCACCATGCAGTTCGCGGCCGAAATCCTGACCCAACTCGATGTCCCGTTCCATGTCGAAGTCGTTTCCGCTCATCGCACGCCAGACAAGCTGTTCAGCTTCGCCGAACAGGCCGGCGCCAATGGCTTTGACGTGATCATTGCCGGTGCGGGCGGTGCTGCGCACCTGCCGGGCATGCTGGCGGCGAAAACGCTGGTTCCGGTGCTGGGTGTTCCGGTACAAAGCGCCGCGCTGAGCGGTGTAGACAGCCTGTATTCTATCGTGCAAATGCCGCGCGGCATTCCGGTCGGCACTCTGGCGATCGGCAAAGCCGGTGCGGCCAACGCCGCGCTGCTGGCGGCGCAAATTCTGGCGCTGCACGACACCGCGCTGGCACAACGTCTGGCCGACTGGCGCCAGGCGCAGACCGAAGACGTGCTGAACAACCCGGATCCGCGGGAGGAAGCATGA
- the galE gene encoding UDP-glucose 4-epimerase GalE has translation MAILVTGGAGYIGSHTVLALLERGEEVVVLDNLVNASEESLRRAAQLTGKAAAFYQGDVRDAACLSRIFGEHQIVSVIHFAGLKAVGESTRKPLEYYQNNVAGTLVLLEAMREAGVHQFIFSSSATVYGEETPVPYREDMPIGGTTSPYGTSKWMVEQVLQDFARAEPAFSIVSLRYFNPVGAHESGLMGEDPSGIPNNLLPYIAQVAVGKRDHLSVFGGDYPTKDGTGVRDYIHVMDLAQGHLAAMDHLKQIAGFKAYNLGSGVGHSVLEMVHAFEKAAGVAVPYRILPRRAGDLPAFWADVSLAKRELGWEVQRGLDEMMRDTWNWQSKNPQGYTRHT, from the coding sequence ATGGCGATTTTAGTGACCGGCGGTGCCGGATACATAGGTTCGCATACGGTACTGGCGCTGCTGGAGCGCGGTGAAGAGGTGGTGGTGTTGGATAATTTGGTCAACGCTTCCGAAGAGTCCTTGCGCCGTGCCGCGCAACTGACCGGTAAAGCGGCGGCGTTTTACCAGGGGGATGTGCGGGATGCGGCATGCCTGAGCCGGATCTTCGGCGAGCACCAGATCGTTTCGGTGATCCATTTCGCCGGTCTGAAAGCGGTGGGAGAATCCACCCGCAAGCCGCTGGAGTACTACCAGAACAACGTAGCGGGCACGCTAGTATTGCTGGAAGCCATGCGCGAAGCCGGAGTTCATCAGTTTATCTTCAGCTCTTCGGCGACGGTGTACGGTGAAGAGACGCCGGTGCCTTACCGCGAAGACATGCCTATTGGCGGCACGACCAGCCCTTACGGCACCTCCAAGTGGATGGTGGAGCAGGTCCTGCAGGATTTCGCCAGAGCGGAACCGGCCTTTTCCATTGTCTCTCTGCGCTACTTCAACCCGGTGGGCGCCCATGAGTCCGGATTGATGGGGGAAGACCCCAGCGGCATCCCGAATAATCTGTTGCCTTATATTGCTCAGGTGGCCGTCGGCAAGCGGGATCATCTGAGCGTGTTCGGCGGGGACTATCCCACCAAAGACGGAACCGGCGTGCGCGATTATATTCACGTGATGGATCTGGCGCAGGGCCACCTGGCGGCGATGGATCACCTAAAACAGATCGCCGGTTTTAAAGCTTATAACCTGGGTTCCGGGGTAGGGCATTCGGTGCTGGAGATGGTGCATGCGTTCGAGAAAGCCGCCGGCGTTGCCGTGCCTTATCGGATTTTACCGCGCCGTGCCGGGGATTTGCCCGCTTTCTGGGCCGATGTCAGCCTGGCTAAACGGGAACTGGGCTGGGAAGTGCAACGCGGGCTCGATGAGATGATGCGCGATACCTGGAACTGGCAGAGCAAAAATCCGCAGGGCTATACCCGTCATACTTGA
- a CDS encoding SDR family oxidoreductase produces the protein MQKAVLITGCSSGIGLIAAQDLRNRGYRVLAACRKPQDVENMRQLGLEGIELDLDDSDSVERAAAQVIALTGGRLYGLFNNGGFGVYGPLSSISRQQLERQFSTNLFGTHQLTQLLLPAMLPHGEGRIIQTSSVMGLVSSAGRGAYAASKFALEAWSDALRMELHGTGIQVSLIEPGPISTHFTQNVNQAQSDNPVHNPGIARRLTLPPEAILPKLRHALENPRARLRYPVTLLAHALSVLRRILPGRCLDWLLRSNG, from the coding sequence ATGCAAAAAGCGGTATTGATAACCGGCTGTTCCAGCGGGATAGGACTGATTGCAGCGCAGGATCTGCGTAATCGCGGCTACCGGGTGCTGGCCGCCTGCCGCAAGCCGCAGGACGTGGAAAATATGCGTCAACTGGGGCTGGAAGGCATTGAGCTGGATCTGGACGATAGCGACAGCGTCGAACGTGCCGCTGCGCAGGTGATCGCACTGACCGGCGGCCGGCTGTATGGCCTGTTCAACAATGGCGGCTTCGGCGTTTACGGCCCGCTGAGCAGCATTTCCCGTCAGCAGTTGGAGCGGCAATTCTCCACCAACCTGTTTGGCACCCACCAGTTGACCCAGTTGCTGTTGCCGGCGATGCTGCCGCACGGCGAAGGGCGCATTATTCAAACCAGTTCGGTGATGGGGCTGGTCTCCAGCGCCGGACGCGGCGCCTATGCCGCCAGCAAGTTTGCGCTGGAAGCCTGGTCCGACGCGCTGCGCATGGAGCTGCACGGCACCGGCATTCAGGTCAGCCTGATTGAACCCGGCCCGATTTCGACCCACTTTACCCAGAACGTGAACCAGGCGCAGAGCGATAATCCGGTGCATAACCCCGGCATCGCCAGGCGTCTGACGCTGCCGCCGGAGGCCATTTTGCCGAAGCTGCGCCACGCGCTGGAAAACCCGCGCGCCAGGCTGCGCTATCCGGTGACCCTGCTGGCGCACGCGCTGAGCGTATTGCGCCGCATTCTGCCCGGCCGCTGCCTGGACTGGCTGCTGCGCAGCAACGGTTAA
- the ppiB gene encoding peptidylprolyl isomerase B, which translates to MVTFHTNHGDIVINTFADKAPVTVENFLNYCRAGFYDNTIFHRVINGFMIQGGGFEPGMNQKDTKATIKNEANNGLKNTVGTLAMARTNDPHSATAQFFINVADNDFLNFRAENAQGWGYCVFAEVVEGMDVVNKIKAVKTGRSGMHQDVPVEDVIVTSVTVSE; encoded by the coding sequence ATGGTTACTTTCCACACGAATCACGGCGACATCGTTATCAACACCTTTGCTGACAAAGCGCCGGTTACCGTTGAAAACTTCCTGAACTACTGCCGTGCAGGTTTCTACGACAACACTATCTTCCACCGTGTTATCAATGGCTTCATGATTCAGGGCGGCGGTTTCGAGCCTGGCATGAACCAGAAAGACACCAAAGCGACCATCAAGAACGAAGCCAACAACGGTCTGAAAAACACCGTGGGCACCCTGGCGATGGCGCGTACCAACGATCCGCACTCCGCTACCGCTCAGTTCTTCATCAACGTGGCTGACAACGACTTCCTGAACTTCCGCGCCGAGAACGCGCAAGGTTGGGGTTACTGCGTATTTGCCGAAGTGGTTGAAGGCATGGACGTGGTCAACAAGATCAAAGCCGTGAAAACTGGCCGCAGCGGCATGCACCAGGACGTTCCGGTAGAAGACGTCATCGTCACCAGCGTTACCGTCAGCGAGTAA
- the tesA gene encoding multifunctional acyl-CoA thioesterase I/protease I/lysophospholipase L1: MNFKNVFRWHLPFLLLLGLFSLRAVAADTLLILGDSLSAGYRLPVAQAWPTLLADQWQKKPGEPQLVNASISGDTAAQGLARLPALLQQHQPRWVLIELGANDGLRGFPAQDVQRDLSQIITLVQQAGAQPLLMQIHIPPNYGRRYTEAFSAIYPQLAKQFDIPLLPFYMEQVVVKAEWMQDDGLHPNKDAQPFIATWMAERLEPLVKHESN; encoded by the coding sequence ATGAACTTCAAGAACGTTTTCCGCTGGCATCTTCCCTTCCTTTTGCTGTTGGGATTATTCAGTTTACGCGCTGTCGCCGCCGATACCTTATTGATTTTAGGCGACAGTTTAAGCGCCGGTTACCGCTTGCCGGTGGCGCAGGCCTGGCCGACGCTGCTGGCCGACCAATGGCAGAAAAAACCGGGTGAACCGCAGTTGGTGAACGCCAGCATCAGCGGCGACACCGCCGCGCAAGGGCTGGCGCGCCTGCCCGCACTGCTGCAACAACACCAACCGCGCTGGGTGCTGATCGAACTGGGCGCCAACGACGGCCTGCGCGGTTTCCCGGCGCAGGACGTGCAACGCGATCTCAGCCAGATCATTACTCTGGTGCAGCAAGCCGGTGCGCAGCCGCTGCTGATGCAAATCCACATTCCGCCCAACTATGGCCGCCGCTATACCGAGGCTTTCAGCGCGATTTACCCGCAGCTTGCCAAACAATTCGACATTCCACTGCTGCCGTTCTATATGGAACAGGTGGTGGTGAAAGCGGAATGGATGCAGGATGACGGATTGCACCCCAATAAGGACGCCCAACCGTTTATCGCCACCTGGATGGCGGAACGCCTGGAACCTCTAGTAAAACATGAGTCTAACTAA
- the ybbA gene encoding putative ABC transporter ATP-binding protein YbbA → MPAENVLEVHHLSKHVGQGEHQLSILTGVELVVKPAQTIALIGESGSGKSTLLGILAGLDDGSAGEVHLLGESLTALDEEGRAALRAKNVGFVFQSFMLVPTLNALENVQLPALLRGENDRQSREQAVQLLEQLGLGKRLDHLPAQLSGGEQQRVALARAFSGRPRVLFADEPTGNLDRQTGERIADLLFSLNRDFSTTLILVTHDETLAARCQRRLRLREGKLWEEA, encoded by the coding sequence ATGCCAGCGGAAAACGTTCTTGAAGTTCATCATCTTAGTAAACACGTTGGTCAGGGTGAGCATCAGCTCTCCATCCTTACCGGAGTCGAGCTGGTTGTCAAACCCGCGCAGACAATTGCCCTGATTGGCGAATCCGGCTCGGGCAAATCGACGCTGTTGGGGATCCTCGCCGGGTTGGACGACGGCAGTGCAGGAGAGGTGCATTTGTTGGGGGAATCGCTGACCGCGCTGGACGAAGAAGGGCGCGCGGCCCTGCGCGCCAAAAACGTCGGCTTTGTATTTCAGTCATTCATGCTGGTGCCGACGCTCAACGCGCTGGAGAACGTGCAACTGCCGGCGCTGCTGCGCGGTGAGAACGACAGGCAGAGCCGCGAGCAGGCGGTTCAGTTGCTGGAGCAACTGGGGCTGGGCAAAAGGCTCGATCACCTGCCGGCGCAACTTTCCGGCGGCGAGCAACAGCGGGTCGCGTTGGCGCGTGCGTTCAGCGGCCGGCCGCGAGTGTTGTTTGCCGATGAGCCGACCGGCAACCTCGATCGCCAGACCGGCGAACGCATCGCCGATTTGCTGTTCTCTCTCAACCGCGATTTCTCCACCACCCTGATCCTGGTCACCCATGACGAAACCCTGGCGGCGCGCTGCCAGCGGCGGCTGCGCCTGCGTGAAGGCAAGCTGTGGGAGGAAGCATGA
- a CDS encoding UDP-2,3-diacylglucosamine diphosphatase, which yields MNTLFIADLHLCAQEPAITAGFLRFLRHDAIHAEALYILGDLFEAWIGDDDPEPLHAEIAAALKTLQQAGVPCYFIQGNRDFLLGKRFARASGMHLLPEEKVLELYGRKILILHGDTLCTDDRAYQQFRRKVHNPLIQKLFLAMPLRWRLKIAAKMRARSRQSNQGKSQAIMDVNPQAVEQAMLSHNVHWMIHGHTHRPAMHELKLSNGKAHRVVLGAWHAEGSMIKVSADAVELIQFPF from the coding sequence ATGAACACGCTGTTCATCGCGGATCTGCACTTATGCGCACAGGAACCGGCAATCACTGCCGGTTTTCTGCGTTTTTTGCGGCACGATGCGATCCACGCCGAAGCCCTGTACATTCTTGGCGATCTGTTCGAAGCCTGGATCGGCGATGACGATCCCGAGCCGCTGCATGCGGAGATTGCCGCTGCGCTGAAGACGCTGCAACAAGCCGGCGTGCCCTGCTACTTTATTCAGGGTAACCGCGATTTCCTGCTCGGCAAGCGCTTTGCCCGCGCCAGCGGCATGCATCTGCTGCCGGAAGAGAAAGTGCTGGAGCTGTACGGCCGCAAAATCCTGATCCTGCACGGCGACACGCTGTGTACCGACGATCGGGCCTACCAGCAGTTCCGCCGCAAGGTGCACAACCCGTTAATCCAGAAGCTGTTTTTGGCCATGCCCCTGCGCTGGCGCCTGAAGATCGCCGCCAAGATGCGCGCTCGCAGCCGGCAGAGCAATCAGGGCAAATCGCAAGCCATTATGGACGTCAACCCGCAGGCGGTGGAGCAGGCGATGCTGAGCCATAACGTGCATTGGATGATCCACGGCCATACCCACCGCCCGGCGATGCACGAGCTGAAACTGAGCAACGGCAAGGCCCACCGCGTGGTACTGGGTGCCTGGCACGCTGAAGGTTCGATGATCAAAGTCAGCGCCGACGCCGTCGAACTGATCCAATTTCCTTTCTAA